CTGTCTCTCACGTCCGCCTGGAAGGCTGACGCCTGCCCTCCGCCGGACCGTACCTTTTCGACAACCTGATCGGCGGCTTTTCGGTTGGCAAAATAGTTGACTGCTACGGCGGCTCCGTTTTCGGCCAGCAGCGCGGCTGTCGCGGCTCCGATGCCCCTGCTCGCGCCTGTGACAAGGGCAGTTTGTCCTTTCAGCAGTATGATAACCTCCTTTGCTTCTGTGTGAGAGAAGAGGGCCGAATCCAAGCTATCGTTATGATAGCATGCGGTTTGATACCCCTCCTATGACGGTTCCAAGCACGAGGATCATCGACATGACGACAAAGCTGCCCACGTAATTGCTGAAGATGTCCCTGGTGTAACCGATGAGGGGAATCCCCAGGAAGACGCCTACGTTAAAAACAGTGGTGAGGAGCCCGTACCCGGTACCGATCCTGGACGCGGGGACCACCTGGCCGGCAATGGTGAATATGGCGGGCGGCACCAGAGATATGCCCAGGCCGAGGATGATGGACCACCCGACAGCGAAGCCGCCCGGGTTGAGACCTATGGCCGCGACAGCTGCCGAGGAGATCAGACATCCGGTGACGGGGAGAGACCACCTCAGCCCGAACCTGTGGATGGCAAGGCCCGCAAGCGGGGTCACCCCGATGGACAGGATCATGGGAAGACTTCCCAGGAAACGGGCCCTGGCCTCGGGGATCCCGGCAGCGATGAAATGGTCGATAACATAGGTGAAATAGGACAGGACCCCAATGTTGAACAGAACCCACACTAAAGCTGTCAGCCAGATCCCTTTTCCCAGCCCCGGTGGGGAAGACGTCATGCCGTCTGGCCGGTTGGTTACGGGAGGAGGCGTGTCCGCAAAGGTCAGGGTGAAGGCGGCAA
This genomic interval from bacterium contains the following:
- a CDS encoding MFS transporter; translated protein: MESAPPTTSVISRWWVLVLVYAAMFSFAVTLQMIPPLVPQLVARTGLTHAQAGVLMGLFTLPGVFLALPGGRVADALGPRSVGIWSLSLMAVGTLLMMPLEPFFLYTGRICGGIGAGVLVVVAPQIVARRFTGRELGRAMGLFNTAVPLGTITAFNLLGLLAERYGIPVPIIATAGLSLVALAAFTLTFADTPPPVTNRPDGMTSSPPGLGKGIWLTALVWVLFNIGVLSYFTYVIDHFIAAGIPEARARFLGSLPMILSIGVTPLAGLAIHRFGLRWSLPVTGCLISSAAVAAIGLNPGGFAVGWSIILGLGISLVPPAIFTIAGQVVPASRIGTGYGLLTTVFNVGVFLGIPLIGYTRDIFSNYVGSFVVMSMILVLGTVIGGVSNRMLS